The DNA sequence aacagggaggtttctttttttttctcattatcttggcacatccacttccaatgaaacgtacattcacattgtaattgttaatgctcaggaTTCCACAACAGGTTAAAGCTTTTAATTTGATACGTGTTCTACTAACCAGAAAGTGTCTATCTAGACATTGACAGTGAGTTTTACACGGTGAAGTTCGACTCTGCACTACTGAAGAGTGCTGTGGTGGAGGCCGATGGAGTCATCCCCCCACTAAGAGAAGACGACGTACCCTCCTCATCAGGCTCAGAAGATGATGACAATGGAGTGGAGGAGACGGCATTTGCCAGAGGTTGGTACCTGTAGTTCAGCAGTTTGTAGACACAACTTCAATCTTGTTAAGCACAAGGATTGTCTTAGAAACAGGATGTCTTGGATTGATTAATGGCATGAGTTTCTGTAGTTTAAATGGTAGGAAGTAAATACAGAAATGGTTTAACATTAGGCTTATTCCGTGACATCACCGAATGTTTCCTTGTACAAATGCTCTGCCTGTGGATAACTCTTGTGTTCTTGGCCCATCAGTTTTGACCCAAGAGGAGGATTGGGCATCATCGAGTAGTTCTTCCTTTGGTGGCTGGGAGGCACACACAAGAGGCATAGGCTCCAAGCTCATGCTTAAAATGGGATATGAATATGGGAAAGGTAAGCACAAGTAATTATCCTttaagaaacagagagaatgcaatgaaaataatatactgtattactTACAGCACAATGTTAGCTAAGCTGGGCAACTCTAAAATCAACTGTAATATCTTGTTAATTAATCGCTGTGtactaaaaaaattatttagctCACTAACCAGTTAATCCAGGGGCGTAGGTTTGATGGTGACGCCAGGTCAGGCTACAAGCTGTCCTACATGTCCAAATTGTGAGTCGGTATATACGCATGGAAAGCTGATCCTGAGGTCTCACAATGAtaaccacatagaaacacacaatacaaaatgaaattacaaaaaacattttatagagGTCAAGCACAGGCCCCCCACCCACTGCAGGCCCTGGTGCAACCGCACCCCGATAGCTACACCAGCGtggacaaatatgtttttgcaaatgcccatgttttggaatgggataGCCAATAAGCTCctataggtgtgatggttgggTGTCCACGTGTGTGGCTGATGTGATCTACATCACATTTTGCCATTACTGTACTacctcacctcccaagctccaCTACTCTTGTGCATGATTGACTCAACATctacactggttgactcaacatctttctggttctgctaataaatatgaacattcaagatatgggctacacataactaattttatttaagttatccacctttaaagacaatatttcacctcagctccacgGTGGACCTTTTCTCCCTGGCATTCTCAcggtcaccatctgatcctgaAAAAAGGCAGGACATAATTTGAAATGAACAAATTGAGCTACATTGACGCCTGCAGAACCAGATGTcaatgtttgatctataagacCCACATTAGGTTGAAAGGTCAAATGCAGCTATTTATGTAGGGAATTAAAACGTTAGCCAACTGTTCAAGAGATCCAATATTAAGCTAGTTAGTTGGCTATATCTTAATGTATCATAGTTAAATGTATCACTCACTTTGTCTTTGCATAAAAAAACGTCCGTTTGTCTAACTTCAGTCTTTTCTAGGGTGGTGTCATACGGTGCTAGCCGTGAGTGAGTTGGACTGTTTGCTAGCTGGCGAAATAACGTTAGCTGGCaagctaatatatattttgcaactatTAATATCATTCATATATAACGTTAGCTTAGCTACACCTTACTGGTTTTAGAAAAATACTCTACCTCATTCATACGTTACGGGAGGTAATTAGCTAGAGGTAATGTCTGCAAGGTTACCAAACTTTCATGAGACAGAGATCTCAGTTGCTAGTAGCAACGGTAGCCTCTACTCTACTACCATAACCAGACCAGCAACTACCTCAAAGCAAAGTGCCTGCGTGTGGTCCTAAAGCCAGTCTGATTCGTATTACGCAATTGCTTACCGTACTGCCACTGCAACGTTCTAGACTGAGTTTTTCTTATAAGAGTTGTGTTGATTAAAAGTGGGGGGACAAAATGCAGAAGGCTACATTGGCGGGTGAATGTTTGTACTAAAATTGTAATGTAATACAATCTGTCATGATGGTTCGGAAAAAATTTGTCATGTTTGCATTTCATTGAAATCCACTTGTAACTTCTTTGAGAAAATATGCGTGCAATTTTGAAGGAATACGGTACTGATGAGTGGATTTCGAGGTCCGATAGCCAGTCCGTTCTTAACAAATACGTTCTTTGGTACTTGGCCagaatagactctgtgcaccagcataGTGAgtaacttccgcttttgtctagaagttgGTATTGCGGTTTCCAaattacttactaatactcatccgcattagtaaacacatAAACTCACTGATGCtgttgtacaaaaaaaaagaaatataatgtacgtgactcatttaagtttcaaggtacaagtggggcatcattttaatcaggagaatgtcctcttttaaaaaaaaaaaaaatggcttgcaccattcaatgacttcaaacgctagactagaaatagtcagaaaaggcattttttttatatatatatatacttatatacttgtgccattcaatgacttcaaacgctagactagaaatagtcagaaaaggcgattcttttatatacttccacgtaacgcaggtttaagcgcaattaataccatatatttttcagtttcgttgtgaaatgaggttacagtagtaaaataaaagaggagacctgttttggtgcttttttgaggctatggaattttaagcgtcattcaggttgaagaggctgaacgaaggtttgtttcaattcacttgctatggggacgcgctagcgttccagctcagccagcgttcttttgccgtttttgaggctagggtgaatttttatgcattctattgtcctgcctaatgcTACACTAAAAAgcaacacgtcgctaactagcttagccgatagccggctggcacaccacagtaaactacttaccctcgtagttgtgcagataactcgatacgtagagtttgaatcccttgttccgcatgcttgttggagcaggagaccaggcatcaacaattcgatgtacatcactaatgcttattttaggcaggtcttggagacatctactaaaaactgaaattttgggcgacgcaggtgatcgccttaagtaaaccggaaaatgatatgccgacatctggctaaaacggaagttcgtccatacacttgtgcacagagcctattgtcTGGTAGCTACTAGCTAGCGCCATGGTAAGATAATTGATGTAGTGACAGTGAAGCGGTAAGGGTATTTAAAGCGAGAGAAATCTCCCAGATTGAAGACTACAGTCTCTATAAGCTGCGTTGTCTATAAGTTTAAACTTTTTCTATGGTAATGCTGCTGCCTGCGTTTTAGTTTTGTTAATAGCTAGATAATGTGTTCATATTTAGCCTGTAAAGCCATGGAAAAATTCAAAATAGCGTATTTCTTCACCTCTCAGAATTAGAGGCCACGAATGGAAACTACGTTAGCAAGGTGACCAGAAAGACTAGAGATTTCACTGACAaaccattttaataaaatgttaaatataaaatagtaaTATATAATTCATTTCAATAATCCTGTGCAACTGCTTCATACAATTCATGTACGTTTTTAGTTTTGGAAAATGGTTTGTATAGTAGTGAGCCAGTGACTGAAGCTAGGGTTGAGGTGTTGGAGTTGGAAGATAGTGGCCCATAGAGTAGTGAGGTGTTGACTGAACCAATAGAAAGACAGTTGTGTGCAAGATTATAGGAATACAATCCTGACCCATGAGCTTATACTGAATATATTGTTAATATTATTGTAGGTTATTATAAAGCCTTCAATATATACAGGCTTTATAAGGTattcattcaatattttcacattactaTACAAGTAGTGTATTACTAGTTTTCCTATTAGTAACATCTTTACCCCCTATGAACCAACCTTTTGGAAAACACAGAGCAAGAGCTTTTGATCctaaataacttaaatgtaaatcatTTCATAAGACATGGATATTTGTAAAACATCCAAACTATTCTCTGGACTATTCTCAGAACATTTTCTTGccacaataattatttattattgctACATCTAAAATGCTGAATGTGTATGCAATATTTACATGGCCATTGTTCTCAGCTTCATGGGACTTTCAGGAAATtaactttaaaataacaaacatatcCTTTGAGGATTTGTAGAATttaaagatgaaaaaaaaaatattaagagtggctgaatcacaaaaaaaaattgttttgtgagaaatggaggtttggagatataggagtttcaagaggctggctCCACTATGATGCTGAGGCTGTGATGATGGGTTGTTCTGtgtgacacaaaaaggcaatttgttattttgtctggtAAAAAATATGCTTGGCTGGTGGATATTTCTGTCTACCAGTCCCTTTGACAGGTGAgccaaaatgttaatttctgACACTGGTGAAAGACATGTCTCATACTAAAGCCATGTCTAATAATGAGCCATAGTGAAACTGCTTTAAACATAGTGCATGAGGTAGTTTTACTCTTGAAATATTCAAGCCTACTATAAAACACCGGACAATTCCATTGTTATAGGCTTTCTGTGTCACTAGTTTTCAAATGCAAGCTACAATCTGCTGTTCTCAGCAAGCTCAGATGCATCTATGCCTAACAGGTCTGGGGAAGACTTCCGAGGGTCGGGTGGAGCCAGTGCTGGTGGTGGTCCTGCCCAAAGGTAAATCCCCGGACCAGTGTGCTGAGCTCACTGGGAGGAAGACCCAGAGCAAAGCGGCCAAAGATGGGCAGCAGGTGATCTGCAAAAAGAGAACCCGAAAGGCCAGGATGTGCAACCTTGGTGGGAAGAACAATGTCTTTGATTTCCTGAACCGCAAGCTGGGTGATGGAGATGCCAACCCTAAGGCAGGGGGCACTGCCAGCCTCCCTCTCCCACGTAATCCATTGTCCAGAGGGGCCGGAGTGGAGGCTTACAAGGGGGGGAAGAGTACCAAGAGGAGCCTAAATGTGAAGCTGTTCCAGGCATCGGAGAGGGTGGcccagacagagagggagattcAGAGGCTCACAGAGTCCTTGAGTCGACACACTGGGAGGTACGGATGGATGATACTGTACTATATTCTTACCATTATTGTACATGCGCGTACTAGCATTGTTGCGCACTCCAATTTGAAGAAGTGTAACTTAGGACTGCatgattaattacattttaattgaaattgcGATATTGACTTGTGCAGTATCCAAATCAGCAACTTTGAGATATTTAGCTCCAAAAATGTGAGGCAACAGGCACGCACGCATTGTATGTGCGTAGTTGTTTATCTTGCGggtgctgtaggtatttttgtagattacttaaatacctgtGTAATTTATAGGCTGATGTCTTTTGGTAAAACATGTTACATCCAAGTTGTGTCCTGCATGATGTCTTTAAATTGAATACTTTATGGTATTATATCAACAATTTAACCCCATTCAGTCAACTAGTTGATTGTTTGGTCAGTAGACTATTGATCGACTAACATTTCTTTAGTTGAGCAGTCGTATGTCCGTGTAACACCCATCTGATTCCCGCCTGTACCAGTCTGTTGGTGAGGGCATGGGGCAGGCATAACATGCGATGGTAATTTCAACAAACATCACTCCAAAAAATTTGACTGTGACTGAAATGTTATATGGTTATTTTATGTAAGAATAATGGTGCAACACTATGAAAGATACATATTTTCTGCAGTGAGTTGGGTCAGgaatgtttttctatttctgGTTATCTTGTCAGTATCCGTCTTTAGTTACTTATTTTTTCCATAAAGCAGTACCTTAAAGCAgagtttctcaaccctgctcctggtgGCACCCCGCCCTGAATGTTTTAGATCTcttcctgctctgtcacacctgattcaaatgatcagctcgtTATCAAGTCCtacatgagctacatcaggtatgttagggcagggagagatctaaaacatgcagtgtggggtgcctccaggagcagggttgagaaactcTGCCGTAAAGCATCAAACAAACAACTTGGTTTTAATTAAggggaataacaacaaataacaaataataagTTCATAAATCGCTTTAAGTAATTTGTTGCGGTTAATTCCTTTCCACTCAGGTTTGAGTCCACTTGATTCTAATTTcccaaatataaaaatactccTGGAAACTAATACTTTAATTCTGATAGTTTATTACAAGCTTTTAGGTGATACACAGACAAGTACGCTGTGCACATTCCTTATATTTTCTTCTAACATCTGGTTCTCATCTTAAAGTCCTAGGAACATAGGACACACAAGCTAAAGAACAACCTTACATGGGCTTGGGGCCAAGGTTTTGCTGGCAAGAGTTCTGACAGAGAGGGGAACAAGTTATAGCCAGAGTCCTCACATTTTTAACCACATTTCCCCAACTCCTAGACAAAGTAAAGTGTCCAGCCTGTATATcatataaaaaacatacatatctAACACATTTAATAAACCTAATTTATGCACATAGAATATATGAATAATTAATCTTCCAAAAATTGTTTTTAGAGACTACAATTGAATCTGTCCACCAAAACAAATCTTGGTCGGGGACCGCTCTACTCCTGCAGCTGTTTGTTTTCCTGCTATTGAATTCTTTTAATCCTCTACCACATGAGAACAGACAGGCATTGGCTTGTGTACAGGCATCCCCGGGGTGTCAAGAACCTCTCCCGGGGATATAGTGTTATTTATAAACGACTGTTTTCTTTGTCCCTTGTCAGAGATTCAGCTGTGCTGGCCCGCCTGGAGGAGAAACTGTCTTCAGCCCGCAGCCTGCTGGCCCAGCAGAAGGCACAGGAGCTGACAGCCCAGAGGGAGAACCGGAAGGCTGACACTCACAAGAAAATGACTGAGTTTTGACCATACGGGCACTCCATACTCAGAATGCAGACAATTATTTTGTCACCTGTTACACCTATGTAATCCAATGAACTCAAATTGGACTCAAGACTGAATTGAGGCCTTTGGTTGTTAGACTTTGTTAGGACTGGTCAATCAGGGACGTGCATCTGGTTTGTTTATTAACATGGGTCCTTTTCTT is a window from the Esox lucius isolate fEsoLuc1 chromosome 12, fEsoLuc1.pri, whole genome shotgun sequence genome containing:
- the zgpat gene encoding zinc finger CCCH-type with G patch domain-containing protein, whose translation is MDEHTLEAAIAAYGTQLQQVECALSAGLDPSQQVDLIKLKDDLSQLIELTEASLVSVKKSRLLATLEEANGLQSLATDDPANCSLDNEFAAFYSEMGEVSRSSSDPRDEGNQMDDVGERDDDGEHEEGEVETLSGTKVRAPYRTSWGRLEYHNAMIVGTERCDTDEPQVRVLYVHPTQKSMKPCPFFLEDKCRFEDNCRFSHGEVVYVSELRDFLESDLSNLQKGSSCLARQEDGIWYPAKITDIDSEFYTVKFDSALLKSAVVEADGVIPPLREDDVPSSSGSEDDDNGVEETAFARVLTQEEDWASSSSSSFGGWEAHTRGIGSKLMLKMGYEYGKGLGKTSEGRVEPVLVVVLPKGKSPDQCAELTGRKTQSKAAKDGQQVICKKRTRKARMCNLGGKNNVFDFLNRKLGDGDANPKAGGTASLPLPRNPLSRGAGVEAYKGGKSTKRSLNVKLFQASERVAQTEREIQRLTESLSRHTGRDSAVLARLEEKLSSARSLLAQQKAQELTAQRENRKADTHKKMTEF